DNA from Acidobacteriota bacterium:
ATCCCGATGAGCGGTGCCGTCGGCGCGGCCCTGGGCGGTGTGCCTCACCGCGGAGAGTACGTCTTCTGGAACCCGGAGACCCGGACCAGGCTCAAGGATATAAAGAAGCCCTGGGCGGCCGCGTGCACGGTGGCGAAGATCTCGGGCGTCCGCTTCCACGACTGCCGACACACGGCCTTGACTTGGATGCTCCAGAGCGGCGCGGACATCGTCTCCGTCTCCAAGATCGCCGGCCATGCCTCGATCGTCATGACGCAAAAGTACTGCCACGCCTCCCCCGAAATGCAGCGCCTGGCCGTCAACAGCGTGGGCGAGATCCTGGAACCAACACGACAGAAAGTCGACACCCCCCGGGACGCCTCGGCGCACGTATCCTCATAAGTGGTTGAAAAAGAAGCGCGCCCGGGGTGACTCGAACACCCGACCTGCTGATTCGTAGTCGAAGGGAATCCCGGGCTAATTGTGTGATAACTCAACGGATGAGCGCTCCTCGTTTTTCCCCTGTGCCACATTTGTGCCAGTCGCCGGGCTAGCGGCGCGTCCGGGATCCTCGAAAAGCGCAGCCAGCGCGTTGACGGCCTTCCGCCTGTTCTCGTCGTTCGGGTTGATGTATCGCGTCGTCGTCCGGATGTCCCGGTGGCCGAGGATCTGCTGGACCGTCGTGAGCGGGATCCCGGCCGTGGCCATGTACGTGCCGGCGCAGTGCCGGAGGTCATGGAAGTGGAGCTCCGGGAGGCCCGCTTTCGCCCGCGCGGCCTCGAAGGCCTTCTTGCAGTCGACCAGGTGCCCCCTCCCCCATCGGCCCGCGAAGACGTAATCGCCCTTCCGCTCGATCGAGGCGAGGACGCTGAGCACCACGGAATTCATGGGCACCCGGAGGAACTTCACGCTCTTCGTCCGTGCGAAGGAGATCACCCCATCCTCGAAGTTCACCTGGGACCAGCGGAGGCCCAGGATCTCACCGCGACGAAGGCCCGTGTTCAGCGCGATAAGAACGATCTTCCTGAGCGTATCGTCCGCGGCCTCGAGGAGCGCGGCAACCTGGTCCCTGTTCAGAATGTAGTCGCGCGACTGCTCGGCGTAGAACGAGACAGCCTTGACCGGGTTCTCTCCCCGGAGGCGGTGCTGCTTCAGGGCCACGTTGAACATGTTCTTGAGGACCGCGAGCTCACGATTGACGCTCGAGCCCTTCCTCTCCCGGGTCCTGGGCTTACCGTCGGCGCCGGCCTTGCAGGCAATCCGCTGCTTCATCCGCTTCTGTTTGTAGGCCTCGACCATCTCGGGCGTGATCTTCGAGAGCGGGATCTCGCCGAAGTGGCTGGCCAGGTGCTTGATGTAGCCCCGGACCGAGCGGATGGATCTGGTGCCGGCCCTAATCTGTTCGTACTCCTTAGCGAAGCCGGAGAAGTGGAGGGCCTGTTTCCGTTCGAAGCCCAGGGACCCGCGCTCCACATCGGTCCTTTTCGCGGCGAGCGATCGCAGCGCCTCGTCCTTCAGGCCAGAGGCCTTCTCTCGCTTCCGGCAGCCATCGACCCAGAA
Protein-coding regions in this window:
- a CDS encoding site-specific integrase, translating into MSTYIRVPGQGRIYKRGKVWYIDFWVDGCRKREKASGLKDEALRSLAAKRTDVERGSLGFERKQALHFSGFAKEYEQIRAGTRSIRSVRGYIKHLASHFGEIPLSKITPEMVEAYKQKRMKQRIACKAGADGKPRTRERKGSSVNRELAVLKNMFNVALKQHRLRGENPVKAVSFYAEQSRDYILNRDQVAALLEAADDTLRKIVLIALNTGLRRGEILGLRWSQVNFEDGVISFARTKSVKFLRVPMNSVVLSVLASIERKGDYVFAGRWGRGHLVDCKKAFEAARAKAGLPELHFHDLRHCAGTYMATAGIPLTTVQQILGHRDIRTTTRYINPNDENRRKAVNALAALFEDPGRAASPATGTNVAQGKNEERSSVELSHN